One Falsarthrobacter nasiphocae DNA segment encodes these proteins:
- the ahcY gene encoding adenosylhomocysteinase, with protein sequence MLEPNDYKVADLSLAEAGRHQIRLAEHEMPGLMALREEYAEEQPLRGARIAGSLHMTVQTAVLIETLTALGAEVRWASCNIFSTQDEAAAAVVVGQGTPERPEGVPVFAWKNETLPEYWWATRQILTWPGADENPDAGPNMILDDGGDATLLVHKGVEFEAAGTVPADPEEGDEDYSYEYTVILAALRESLAENPQRFTRLAERIQGVTEETTTGVHRLYQLAEEGKLLFPAINVNDSVTKSKFDNKYGIRHSLPDGLNRATDVLIGGKVAFVAGYGDVGKGAAEALRGQGARVIVSEVDPICALQAVMDGYQVARLEDVVEDADIFITTTGNKDVIRAEHMLRMKNKAIVGNVGHFDNEIDMASLAKTEGVRKVEIKPQVHEWVLGEGTDNERSIIVLSEGRLLNLGNATGHPSFVMSNSFANQTIAQIELFTKHGRTTAGGSPEYANQVYVLPKILDEKVARLHLDALGVRLTELSKAQAAYIGVDAAGPYKPDHYRY encoded by the coding sequence ATGCTCGAACCGAACGATTACAAGGTCGCCGACCTCAGCCTCGCCGAGGCGGGACGGCACCAGATCCGACTCGCCGAGCACGAGATGCCCGGCCTCATGGCACTGCGGGAGGAGTACGCGGAGGAGCAGCCCCTCCGCGGCGCGCGCATCGCGGGCTCCCTCCACATGACCGTCCAGACTGCCGTCCTCATCGAGACGCTCACGGCCCTCGGCGCGGAGGTCCGCTGGGCGAGCTGCAACATCTTCTCCACCCAGGACGAGGCGGCGGCAGCCGTCGTCGTCGGCCAGGGAACCCCGGAGCGCCCCGAGGGCGTGCCGGTCTTCGCGTGGAAGAACGAGACCCTGCCCGAGTACTGGTGGGCCACCCGGCAGATCCTGACCTGGCCGGGCGCCGACGAGAACCCGGACGCGGGCCCCAACATGATCCTCGACGACGGAGGCGACGCGACCCTCCTCGTCCACAAGGGCGTCGAGTTCGAGGCCGCCGGCACCGTGCCCGCGGACCCGGAGGAGGGGGACGAGGACTACTCCTACGAGTACACGGTCATCCTCGCGGCCCTCCGCGAGTCCCTCGCGGAGAACCCCCAGCGCTTCACGCGCCTCGCCGAGCGCATCCAGGGCGTCACGGAGGAGACGACGACGGGCGTGCACCGCCTCTACCAGCTCGCCGAGGAGGGCAAGCTGCTCTTCCCCGCGATCAACGTCAACGACTCGGTGACGAAGTCCAAGTTCGACAACAAGTACGGCATCCGCCACTCGCTGCCGGACGGGCTCAACCGGGCCACGGACGTCCTCATCGGCGGCAAGGTCGCCTTCGTGGCGGGCTACGGCGACGTCGGCAAGGGCGCCGCCGAGGCCCTGCGCGGCCAGGGCGCGCGCGTGATCGTCTCCGAGGTGGACCCGATCTGCGCGCTCCAGGCCGTCATGGACGGGTATCAGGTGGCGCGGCTCGAAGACGTCGTCGAGGACGCGGACATCTTCATCACGACCACGGGCAACAAGGACGTCATCCGCGCCGAGCACATGCTGCGGATGAAGAACAAGGCCATCGTCGGCAACGTGGGGCACTTCGACAACGAGATCGACATGGCCTCGCTCGCCAAGACCGAGGGCGTGCGGAAGGTCGAGATCAAGCCCCAGGTCCACGAGTGGGTGCTCGGGGAGGGGACGGACAACGAGCGGAGCATCATCGTCCTCTCCGAGGGCCGTCTCCTCAATCTCGGCAACGCCACGGGCCACCCCTCGTTCGTCATGTCGAACTCCTTCGCCAACCAGACCATCGCGCAGATCGAGCTCTTCACGAAGCACGGCCGCACCACGGCGGGCGGCTCGCCGGAGTACGCGAATCAGGTCTACGTGCTGCCGAAGATCCTCGACGAGAAGGTCGCCCGGCTTCACCTCGACGCCCTGGGCGTGCGCCTGACCGAGCTCTCCAAGGCGCAGGCGGCGTACATCGGCGTGGACGCGGCCGGCCCGTACAAGCCGGACCACTACCGCTACTGA
- a CDS encoding DUF3499 family protein, with amino-acid sequence MIAYRHCSKIGCSEPAVSTLTYSHADQTAVLGPLSLQAEPHTYDLCLTHSDRLTAPRGWEIVRLALPAPDVDPDGLSAVVDAVAEPEEEPLEAAPVRQRSWRTPLSRPQASAADDDTVRPFRR; translated from the coding sequence GTGATCGCTTACCGCCACTGCTCCAAGATCGGCTGCTCTGAGCCTGCCGTGTCCACGCTGACGTACAGCCATGCGGACCAGACCGCCGTGCTCGGGCCGCTCTCGCTCCAGGCGGAGCCGCACACGTACGACCTGTGCCTCACGCACTCAGACCGGCTCACCGCCCCTCGGGGGTGGGAGATCGTGCGCCTGGCCCTCCCCGCCCCCGACGTCGACCCGGACGGCCTGAGCGCCGTCGTCGACGCCGTGGCCGAGCCCGAGGAGGAGCCGCTCGAGGCCGCACCCGTCCGCCAGCGCTCGTGGCGGACCCCGCTGAGCCGCCCCCAGGCGAGCGCCGCCGACGACGACACCGTGAGGCCCTTCCGCCGCTGA